From Ignavibacteria bacterium, one genomic window encodes:
- a CDS encoding MerR family transcriptional regulator, translating to MQHAIKKLYHSITEAAKIIGEEQHVLRYWEREFSQLRPQKNRAGNRVYTRRDLAVLRVIKRLLRDERYTVAGAKEYLKQQGLPEEVENIIEEAVPVEAVSVERPAKALGQDVVLELRAIASDLRMRVATS from the coding sequence ATGCAACACGCCATTAAGAAGCTTTATCATTCCATCACCGAGGCCGCCAAGATCATCGGTGAGGAGCAGCACGTTCTCCGTTACTGGGAGCGTGAGTTTTCTCAGTTGAGACCGCAGAAGAACCGGGCAGGGAATCGTGTGTACACACGTCGGGATCTTGCCGTTCTGCGCGTTATCAAACGACTGTTGCGAGACGAGCGGTATACTGTGGCTGGTGCAAAAGAATATCTCAAGCAGCAAGGGTTGCCTGAGGAAGTGGAGAACATCATCGAGGAAGCCGTACCGGTTGAGGCCGTTTCGGTAGAACGTCCTGCAAAGGCGTTGGGACAAGACGTGGTTCTCGAATTGCGCGCCATCGCAAGCGATCTGCGCATGAGAGTTGCCACATCATGA
- the ftsW gene encoding putative lipid II flippase FtsW, with product MNTRPEPSNIDWLILLPIAGLLMFSIAFVYSASASFADVKFGSSEELVWNHAIRVLVGLTLMIVFAKIDYRVWQGTSATVLLVAIGFLLMVLVMGTEIKGASRWVKLGPVNFQPSELAKFALVIHTAALLSTNRSTLRTWKKGILPIMVWVLPVCILIALQPNLSTASVIFLIVMVMMFLADVDIKHLLIIVGTGLLVASAYAVTAEYRLKRLVAFFGGGTGDEPVRYQLDQALIAFGNGGITGVGPGQSRQRDWFLPESYGDFIFSIVGEEYGFLGVSLLVSAFVLIMWRGYTVAKKAPDAFGRLLAAGITTTLAIYAFVNAGVTCGVLPTTGLPMPFISYGGSSVFFSAIAVGILLNVSSQAGVYRRRNTRPLTE from the coding sequence ATGAACACCCGTCCTGAACCATCGAATATCGACTGGCTCATTCTCTTGCCGATCGCCGGCTTGCTGATGTTCAGCATTGCCTTTGTGTATTCGGCCAGTGCGTCCTTTGCCGACGTCAAGTTCGGGTCGAGCGAAGAGCTCGTATGGAACCATGCCATCCGTGTGCTCGTCGGTCTTACGCTCATGATCGTCTTTGCCAAGATCGACTACCGCGTGTGGCAGGGGACGTCGGCAACTGTCCTGCTGGTTGCCATAGGGTTCCTGCTCATGGTCCTTGTGATGGGAACCGAGATCAAGGGCGCTAGCCGATGGGTAAAGCTCGGCCCTGTGAACTTCCAACCCTCGGAGCTAGCCAAGTTCGCACTCGTCATTCACACAGCCGCTCTTTTGAGTACCAATCGCAGTACTCTGAGAACTTGGAAGAAGGGCATCCTTCCCATCATGGTCTGGGTTCTTCCCGTCTGTATCCTCATAGCCCTGCAACCCAACCTATCCACGGCAAGTGTGATCTTCCTCATTGTTATGGTGATGATGTTCTTGGCCGACGTGGATATCAAACATCTGCTCATTATTGTTGGTACGGGGCTCCTTGTTGCCAGTGCCTATGCTGTTACGGCAGAATACCGACTTAAGAGGCTCGTGGCCTTTTTTGGCGGAGGCACAGGGGATGAGCCCGTGCGGTACCAGCTCGACCAAGCCTTGATCGCCTTTGGGAACGGAGGGATCACTGGTGTTGGGCCGGGGCAGAGCCGACAGCGCGATTGGTTTCTGCCGGAATCCTACGGCGACTTCATTTTCAGCATTGTTGGAGAGGAATACGGCTTTCTTGGCGTGAGCCTCTTGGTTTCCGCCTTTGTGCTCATCATGTGGCGCGGCTACACTGTGGCAAAAAAGGCACCCGACGCATTCGGGCGGCTTCTCGCGGCCGGGATCACAACCACCTTGGCTATTTATGCCTTTGTGAACGCCGGCGTTACCTGTGGTGTGTTGCCTACGACCGGACTCCCCATGCCCTTCATTTCCTATGGCGGTTCCAGCGTGTTCTTCAGCGCTATCGCCGTAGGGATTCTACTGAACGTTTCGTCGCAGGCTGGGGTATATCGCAGACGAAATACACGCCCCCTGACCGAATGA
- a CDS encoding HAMP domain-containing histidine kinase gives MNLGQKVGRADRVRIWRASVTKWQLKVFLTVLGLGIMGAVLYYTKTLVDELVANEKRTVELYASLLARSYQSTNDEDLLFYVDMTYSSIHFPVIFADRNDDPVYPYQQFMMNVDMDTTLSVQQQKEWLRAYIQEMKREYPPFEMVDPTGKVVQRMFYTNSAIVRRLRYMPFVEILIVAAFILVGYVAFSTIRRNEESNIWVGMAKEAAHQLGTPLSSMLAWLEILRMERHDPHRVEETSREMERDVERLNVIANRFAKIGSQPKLETVALGPVIEHVCTYFETRLPNLGRKVSISRNLDAALTASISIELFEWVIENLIKNAVEAIERHDGLIEITLRKKIKGQGVLVVVRDNGKGMTRQIASRIFQPGYTTKKRGWGLGLSLSRRIIEDYHGGRLFVRETQPGHGTTFWIELP, from the coding sequence ATGAATCTCGGCCAGAAGGTTGGGCGAGCCGATAGAGTTCGCATCTGGCGAGCCAGCGTCACGAAATGGCAGCTGAAGGTCTTCCTTACCGTCCTTGGTCTGGGCATCATGGGTGCGGTGTTGTATTACACCAAGACGCTCGTTGATGAACTCGTTGCAAATGAGAAGCGCACCGTTGAGCTGTATGCGAGCCTGCTTGCACGATCGTATCAATCAACGAATGACGAAGACCTGCTGTTCTATGTGGACATGACGTATTCGTCCATCCACTTCCCGGTGATCTTTGCTGACAGAAATGATGACCCGGTGTATCCCTATCAGCAGTTCATGATGAATGTTGACATGGATACAACGTTATCCGTTCAGCAGCAGAAGGAATGGCTCAGAGCCTACATCCAAGAAATGAAGCGCGAGTATCCGCCGTTTGAAATGGTGGATCCAACAGGCAAGGTGGTGCAACGGATGTTCTACACCAACTCGGCCATCGTACGCAGACTTCGCTACATGCCCTTTGTGGAGATCCTGATCGTAGCCGCCTTCATCTTGGTTGGATACGTTGCCTTCTCCACCATCCGACGCAACGAAGAGTCGAACATCTGGGTAGGCATGGCCAAGGAAGCCGCCCACCAGCTGGGAACGCCCCTTTCCAGCATGCTTGCGTGGCTAGAGATCCTACGGATGGAGAGACATGACCCGCATCGGGTGGAGGAGACATCGCGCGAGATGGAGCGAGATGTAGAGAGACTCAACGTGATCGCGAACCGGTTTGCGAAGATCGGTTCGCAGCCGAAGCTGGAGACCGTTGCACTCGGACCCGTGATCGAACATGTGTGCACATATTTTGAGACACGGCTCCCAAATCTTGGTCGGAAGGTGAGCATCTCTAGGAATCTCGATGCAGCGCTCACGGCAAGCATCAGCATTGAACTTTTTGAGTGGGTGATCGAGAACCTCATCAAGAATGCCGTTGAGGCTATTGAGAGGCATGACGGACTCATTGAGATCACTCTTCGGAAGAAGATCAAAGGTCAGGGCGTACTTGTGGTGGTTCGTGACAACGGGAAAGGCATGACCCGTCAGATCGCCTCCCGTATCTTTCAGCCAGGGTACACCACTAAAAAACGCGGATGGGGTCTAGGTCTGTCCCTTTCGCGCCGGATCATCGAAGACTATCATGGTGGGCGTCTGTTTGTTCGAGAGACGCAGCCTGGACACGGAACCACCTTCTGGATCGAGCTGCCGTAG